A window of Saccharomyces eubayanus strain FM1318 chromosome XII, whole genome shotgun sequence contains these coding sequences:
- the BDF1 gene encoding chromatin-binding protein BDF1, with product MTDITPVENDVDVNGNVNGDISSTLKRPIDQISNKDEGENGGPLNGLAEDKTPINDETHTKKPKLNGDISSSASTQAAENGFVESPASAANENDTYNATEVRAEEESQQVLKRENEEGHGGKQKSATANDGSKLGLSEEAPKEPAPAPPPEPDMNNLPPNPIPKHQQKHALLAIKAVKRLKDARPFLQPVDPVKLDIPFYFNYIKRPMDLSTIERKLNLGAYEVPEEITEDFNVMVSNSVRFNGPNAGISQMARNIQASFEKHMLNMPAKDAPPVITKGRGSSAQEDAPIVIRRAQTHNGRPKRTIHPPKSKDIYPYESKKPKSKKLQQAMKFCQTILKELTAKKHASYNYPFLEPVDPVSLNLPTYFDYVKEPMDLSTISKKLNDWEYQTMEDFERDVRLVFKNCYTFNPDGTIVNMMGHRLEEVFNSKWVDRPNLDDYDSDEDSRNQGDYDDYESEYSESDIDETIITNPAIQYLEEQLARMKVELQQLKKHELEKIRKERRLARGSKKRGKRSKGRTGSKSGSSKGRRDKKNKLKTVVTYDMKRIITERINDLPTSKLERAIDIIKKSMPNISEDDEVELDLDTLDNHTILTLYNSFFRQYESSSNTSNGLDGASGITRDTSSLSPTSAGGRKRRSKALSQEEQSRQIEKIKNKLAILDSASPLSQNGSPGQVQSTTRNGFSSSSDDDVSSESEEE from the coding sequence ATGACCGATATCACACCCGTGGAAAACGATGTGGACGTCAACGGTAATGTCAATGGCGACATTTCCAGTACTTTAAAGAGGCCTATAGatcaaatttcaaataaagATGAGGGCGAGAACGGTGGGCCTCTTAACGGTCTAGCAGAGGACAAGACCCCTATCAATGATGAAACACATACCAAAAAGCCCAAGCTGAACGGAGATATCTCTTCATCTGCTTCTACGCAGGCCGCGGAAAACGGCTTTGTAGAAAGTCCCGCGTCGGCGGCTAATGAGAATGATACATATAACGCCACCGAAGTCagagcagaagaagagtcTCAACAGGTATTGAAGAGGGAGAACGAAGAAGGACACGGGGGCAAGCAGAAAAGTGCTACTGCTAATGACGGTTCGAAGTTGGGCCTTTCCGAGGAAGCTCCAAAGGAGCCTGCTCCTGCCCCTCCTCCAGAGCCGGATATGAACAATCTGCCCCCAAACCCAATTCCAAAACATCAACAGAAGCACGCGTTGTTAGCTATCAAGGCTGTCAAGCGGTTAAAGGACGCTAGGCCTTTTCTGCAGCCAGTTGATCCAGTAAAATTGGATATTCCCTTTTACTTTAATTACATTAAGAGGCCCATGGACTTATCGACTATAGAGAGGAAGTTGAATCTCGGTGCCTATGAAGTTCCGGAAGAAATCACTGAAGACTTCAACGTTATGGTAAGTAACAGTGTAAGGTTCAATGGCCCTAACGCAGGTATTTCTCAAATGGCAAGAAACATACAGGcctcttttgaaaaacacaTGCTGAATATGCCAGCTAAAGATGCTCCACCTGTGATAACCAAAGGGCGCGGGTCTAGTGCTCAGGAAGACGCCCCAATAGTTATCAGACGGGCCCAAACTCACAACGGAAGACCAAAGAGAACTATACATCCTCCAAAATCCAAAGACATATATCCTTATGAATCGAAGAAGCCCAAGTCCAAGAAACTACAGCAAGCTATGAAGTTTTGCCAGACTATTCTGAAGGAATTAACAGCAAAGAAACATGCTTCGTATAATTACCCCTTTCTGGAACCGGTGGATCcagtttctttgaatttgccCACATATTTCGACTATGTCAAAGAGCCCATGGACTTGAGCAcaatttccaagaaattgaatgaTTGGGAGTACCAAACTAtggaagattttgaaagagacGTGAGGTTAGTGTTTAAGAACTGTTACACATTCAACCCAGACGGGACAATTGTAAACATGATGGGGCATCGTCTAGAGGAAGTTTTCAACTCCAAGTGGGTCGACAGACCTAACTTGGATGACTACGATTCTGATgaagattcaagaaatcaagGCGACTACGATGACTACGAGTCTGAATATTCTGAATCTGATATCGACGAAACCATAATAACAAACCCCGCTATTCAATACTTAGAGGAACAGTTGGCCAGAATGAAAGTAGAATTGCAacagttgaaaaaacacgaattagagaaaataagaaaagaaaggcGGTTGGCACGCGGATCTAAAAAACGCGGTAAAAGATCAAAGGGAAGGACAGGTTCAAAGAGCGGTTCCTCCAAAGGTAGAAgagataagaaaaataagtTAAAGACGGTAGTAACCTATGATATGAAGCGTATCATTACCGAAAGGATCAATGACCTACCGACTTCTAAACTGGAGAGAGCAATTGACATAATCAAAAAGTCTATGCCCAATATCtctgaagatgacgaagtAGAACTAGATCTTGATACTCTGGATAATCATACAATTTTAACGCTATACAACTCCTTCTTTAGACAGTATGAAAGTTCGTCCAACACGTCCAACGGGCTAGACGGTGCCTCTGGTATAACCCGAGATACTTCATCTTTATCGCCTACTAGCGCAGGTGGTAGAAAAAGACGATCTAAAGCATTGAGCCAAGAAGAGCAAAGCAGACAGatagagaaaataaaaaataagttGGCTATTCTCGACAGTGCTTCTCCTTTGAGTCAAAACGGCTCCCCTGGCCAAGTTCAAAGCACAACACGGAATGggttttcttcatcgtcgGATGACGATGTCAGTagtgaaagtgaagaagaatga
- the DUS3 gene encoding tRNA dihydrouridine synthase DUS3 — MEQQTEKRSIVEDNDSSVKRQDTSWSKGVAHLKPEYIVPFKQNALQEAPVYDEEMSSDRMVEELSGNGGNNKKNKKGRGKKRGQNKNRDNRQVKEQNALCPRLIYGDASKCSFGDSCRFVHDINLYLSTKKPEVESDIFPICPVFSSLGYCPMGFKCRFLSSHLNKEENTLISTRDVDVDTQTIWSVRGEVNHISPGKKLDLIKRRFPFPKSNEVLEIIDSFQQEFRDSAKLDEEAETKPVEKEQKQESQEPKAQDQVAQLEEREKEFAEHRAKQREVYLKYKDTRYFAQEKKPLDLHRKKIVSPLTTVGNLPYRRLMRKLGADVTYSEMALAIPLIQGTNSEWALPKAHKSEVPGFGVQVACSKAWQAAKAAEALVDSVSDISEINLNSGCPIDLLYRQGSGSALLDNPARMIRCLNAMNYVSQDVPITVKLRTGTKDGHPIAEGLVKRLVNETDVAAITLHGRSRQQRYTKQADWEYVGQVADTLRSAEAEFKESEQGKESRDSKNRIQFVGNGDVNNFEDWHRYLDGNANIDSVMVARGALIKPWIFEEIDSQQYLDKTSTERLDILKDYAQFSMEHWGTDEYGLSQCRRFFCEFMSFFHRYIPMGICERYPVQLNERPPNWCGRDDVETLMGSTDVNDWIKLSDMFFGKTDESFVFVPKHKSSSFATRDS, encoded by the coding sequence ATGGAGCAACAGACAGAAAAGCGTTCCATTGTGGAGGACAACGATTCAAGCGTGAAGAGACAGGATACTTCCTGGTCGAAAGGTGTTGCTCATCTTAAGCCCGAGTATATCGTACCGTTTAAGCAAAATGCACTTCAAGAGGCCCCTGTTTATGACGAAGAGATGTCTTCCGATAGAATGGTAGAAGAACTGTCCGGTAATGGTGGGAACaataagaagaacaaaaaggGGAGAGGTAAGAAGCGTGGCCAAAACAAGAATAGAGATAACAGACAAGTCAAGGAACAAAATGCCCTGTGCCCCCGCTTGATCTATGGAGATGCGTCCAAATGTTCCTTTGGTGATAGCTGTAGGTTCGTCCACGATATTAATCTGTATCTTTCCACAAAAAAGCCTGAAGTTGAAAGTGACATATTTCCTATATGCCCGGTTTTCAGCTCATTGGGATATTGTCCGATGGGATTCAAGTGCAGATTTTTGTCATCCCATTTAAAcaaggaagaaaatacaCTTATATCAACAAGGGACGTGGATGTAGATACTCAAACCATCTGGTCTGTTAGGGGGGAAGTCAATCATATTTCACCTGGAAAGAAACTGGATCTAATAAAGAGAAGGTTCCCATTCCCTAAGAGTAACGAAGTGTTGGAAATCATCGACTCTTTCCAACAGGAGTTCAGAGACTCTGCGAAGTTAGACGAGGAAGCAGAAACCAAGCCCgtggaaaaggaacaaaagcaagaatCTCAGGAGCCAAAAGCCCAGGACCAAGTTGCTCAACTGgaagagagagaaaaagagtTCGCGGAACATAGAGCGAAACAACGTGAAGTGTACTTGAAATACAAGGACACTCGTTACTTTGCTCAAGAGAAAAAGCCCTTGGATCTGCATCGTAAAAAAATCGTATCACCATTAACTACCGTGGGTAATTTACCATACCGTCGTCTAATGAGAAAACTGGGCGCAGATGTAACATACTCAGAAATGGCTTTGGCGATTCCCTTGATCCAAGGTACCAATTCCGAATGGGCGCTACCCAAGGCTCATAAGTCTGAGGTGCCTGGTTTTGGTGTGCAAGTGGCTTGTTCCAAAGCCTGGCAGGCAGCTAAGGCTGCAGAAGCACTTGTCGATTCTGTTAGCGATATCAGCGAAATCAATTTGAACTCTGGTTGCCCCATTGACTTGTTGTACAGACAAGGTTCTGGGAGTGCGCTACTGGACAATCCTGCAAGAATGATTCGTTGTTTAAACGCGATGAACTATGTCTCGCAGGATGTTCCTATCACGGTGAAACTCAGAACAGGCACAAAAGACGGCCATCCTATTGCGGAAGGTTTGGTGAAAAGATTAGTCAACGAGACCGACGTGGCAGCTATTACCTTACACGGTAGATCCAGGCAACAGAGGTACACGAAACAAGCGGACTGGGAATACGTGGGCCAAGTTGCTGATACATTGAGATCTGCAGAAGCGGAATTTAAAGAATCTGAGCAAGGTAAGGAATCACGAGACTCCAAGAATAGAATTCAATTTGTCGGGAATGGTGATGTCAACAATTTCGAAGATTGGCACCGTTATCTAGACGGGAATGCGAACATTGACAGTGTCATGGTTGCCCGTGGTGCCCTGATTAAGCCATGGATCTTCGAAGAGATCGACTCTCAACAGTACTTAGACAAGACGAGTACTGAAAGATTAGACATCTTAAAAGACTACGCACAATTCTCCATGGAGCATTGGGGCACTGATGAATACGGGCTTTCTCAATGCCGTAGATTCTTCTGTGAGTTCATGTCCTTTTTCCACAGATACATTCCTATGGGCATTTGCGAGAGATATCCCGTTCAGTTGAATGAAAGACCACCCAATTGGTGCGGGAGAGATGACGTTGAAACTTTAATGGGCAGCACGGACGTCAACGACTGGATCAAGCTAAGTGACATGTTTTTCGGCAAGACTGATGAAAGCTTTGTCTTCGTTCCCAAACATAAGAGTAGTTCTTTTGCCACTAGGGACTCATAA
- the SFP1 gene encoding zinc-coordinating transcription factor SFP1 encodes MDFTTMTMTSNMAASATTTATPTHTSMNSSSNPNIDMDSNQHTPSILINNNSDSSNAKTTDFNGINNIHQKSVTSNNTNNVHLYSPNIMDQTLLTPQDIAKLRRESIAHSQGMGGVSWGSISVGSWLRDEIISRRSSIVPPSANSAVAAAAVPPAVSTTATNTLQIQQPTKRPSVSNPPYHRGYSISPQIAYTAYLPNLEKQYCKDYSCCGLSLPGLHDLLRHYEEAHISTSPNTTNMSQIPMNSTGTTNSSSRMTNNNLNNNNNNYNQHNNMTANTKNAAQKRNNAQAHNGNTTNNTSMHANLENNMDSNSIIRQSQHPQHQQNIIQQQLQSNSVANTSGAVPAPSTIASAATSSTTANLNAISLTGAPNPNLSMANHSQQLHLNGNLVDAVSTNDVFLRTNSPSRHAPNNKLTNLNNNTGININNNNNNNSHNNNNNNINMGNKNIMVNRPHTFNNYSLNKTSRTSIPNQSRKIDPHQTDLSPLVLVQDIDLSFMDDDILGPGNHNPMNSNVNTAANPHNYNTFHPSMHTKSSQNMVDDQDIDDIDDDDDVDDDDDDDDDDDDAENGSASNAKSVHNNNYKLPQQAYIDDPARRLYVMDHEEQKPFKCPVIGCEKTYKNQNGLKYHRLHGHQNQKLHENPDGTFSVIDPDSTDSFGDGMGSAKDKPYRCEVCGKRYKNLNGLKYHRGHSTH; translated from the coding sequence atggATTTCACAACAATGACCATGACGAGCAATATGGCTGCTAGTGCCACTACAACGGCTACGCCTACACATACATCGatgaattcttcttcaaatccCAACATTGATATGGATTCTAACCAGCACACACCTTCTATcttaataaataataattcgGATTCTTCTAATGCGAAGACTACAGATTTCAACGGCATCAATAATATTCACCAAAAAAGCGTCACGAGCAATAATACAAATAACGTCCATTTGTACTCGCCTAATATAATGGACCAGACACTACTAACTCCGCAAGATATTGCTAAATTACGGAGAGAGTCCATAGCCCATTCTCAAGGGATGGGCGGTGTTTCGTGGGGGTCCATTAGCGTTGGTTCTTGGTTGAGAGATGAGATTATCAGCCGTAGAAGTAGTATTGTGCCTCCTTCAGCAAACAGTGCTGTCGCTGCCGCTGCTGTTCCCCCCGCCGTTTCTACCACTGCTACCAACACTTTACAAATCCAACAACCTACTAAGAGACCTTCTGTGAGTAATCCTCCTTACCACAGAGGGTACTCTATTTCTCCGCAAATTGCTTACACTGCTTATTTGCCAAACTTGGAAAAGCAATATTGTAAGGACTATTCGTGTTGTGGTCTATCGTTACCTGGGCTGCATGATTTGTTAAGACATTATGAAGAAGCGCATATATCTACGTCGCCTAACACGACTAACATGTCGCAAATACCGATGAACTCTACTGGCACAACAAACTCATCATCTCGTATgactaataataatttgaataacaacaataacaactaCAATCAACACAATAACATGACCGCCAATACTAAAAATGCAGCtcagaaaagaaataatgcACAAGCTCATAATGGCAATACGACTAATAACACTTCTATGCATGCCAATCTTGAAAACAACATGGATTCCAACTCTATAATACGACAATCTCAGCATCCTCAACACCAGCAGAATATAATACAGCAACAACTGCAGTCAAATTCTGTCGCCAACACATCAGGAGCCGTGCCGGCACCAAGTACGATAGCTTCGGCAGCGACATCGTCTACAACTGCAAATTTGAACGCTATATCTTTAACAGGGGCTCCAAATCCGAATTTATCGATGGCCAATCATTCTCAACAGTTACATTTGAACGGGAACTTGGTGGACGCAGTTTCTACTAATGATGTGTTTTTAAGAACTAATTCTCCGTCAAGACATGCCccaaacaataaattaaCGAATCTAAACAACAATACTGGAATCAACattaacaacaataacaataataactcacacaataacaataataataatatcaacaTGGGTAACAAGAATATTATGGTGAATCGTCCTCACACTTTTAACAACTACTCTCTCAACAAAACGTCAAGAACATCTATTCCAAAccaatcaagaaaaattgatcCTCACCAAACAGATTTGTCCCCCTTAGTTCTCGTTCAAGATATTGATTTGAGTTTTATGGATGATGACATTTTAGGACCTGGTAACCACAACCCTATGAACTCTAACGTAAACACGGCGGCAAACCCTCATAATTACAATACTTTCCATCCCTCTATGCATACTAAATCTTCTCAAAACATGGTGGACGACCAAGATATTGACGATAtcgacgatgatgatgatgtagatgatgatgacgatgacgatgacgatgatgatgatgcaGAAAACGGATCAGCATCTAATGCAAAATCGGTGCATAATAACAACTACAAATTGCCTCAGCAAGCTTACATAGATGACCCTGCCAGAAGGCTTTATGTCATGGATCATGAAGAGCAAAAACCATTCAAGTGTCCAGTCATTGGTTGTGAAAAGACTtataaaaatcaaaacgGTTTGAAGTATCATAGATTGCATGGTcaccaaaatcaaaaattacaCGAGAATCCAGATGGTACTTTTAGCGTTATAGATCCAGATTCTACAGATTCATTTGGTGATGGAATGGGATCTGCTAAGGATAAACCTTACCGTTGTGAAGTTTGTGGTAAGAGATATAAGAACCTAAACGGTTTAAAATATCACAGAGGTCATTCCACTCATTAA
- the SEI1 gene encoding seipin: MKINISRPLQVLQWSSYILAAFFIQLLIILPLSILIYHDFYLRLLPADSSNVVPLNTFNILQGIQFGTKFFQSISSIPVGTDLPQTTDNGLPQPIPMRDNIEYKLDLNLQFYCQNKIGRLNLDSMLIDVYKGPGPVLRSPGRVDNEDEKIFHTSRPIVCLTVDDSLSPQEIEQLGPSRLNAYNEEWLNSITIEDKISLDSSYETVSIFLKTETAQTSLILQPESGATFRMNFEQGLRNLMLRKRLLSYVIGISVFHCIICMLFFLTGCTAFVFVRKGQTKSKKQS, encoded by the coding sequence ATGAAAATCAATATATCCCGCCCATTACAAGTTTTACAATGGTCTTCATATATCCTGGCCGCTTTTTTCATACAATTGCTGATCATTCTTCCTTTATCAATTTTAATATATCACGATTTCTACCTGCGACTATTACCTGCTGATTCATCCAATGTAGTGCCGCTTAATACTTTCAATATCTTGCAGGGAATACAGTTTGGTACGAAATTCTTCCAGTCAATTTCTAGCATTCCAGTGGGCACTGATCTGCCTCAAACAACGGATAATGGATTACCACAACCAATCCCTATGCGTGACAATATAGAGTACAAGCTCGATTTGAATTTACAATTCTACTGCCAAAATAAGATTGGGCGTTTGAATCTAGATAGTATGTTAATCGACGTTTATAAAGGCCCCGGTCCAGTTTTGAGGAGTCCAGGAAGAGTAGAcaacgaagatgaaaagatATTTCATACCTCTAGGCCTATAGTCTGTCTCACAGTAGACGATTCATTGTCACcccaagaaattgaacagCTGGGCCCATCTCGCCTAAATGCCTACAACGAAGAATGGCTAAATTCAATTACAATCGAAGACAAAATATCATTAGATTCATCGTATGAAACAGTTTCCATTTTCCTGAAAACAGAAACGGCCCAAACAAGCTTAATTCTACAGCCAGAGAGTGGAGCCACTTTCAGAATGAATTTTGAGCAAGGCTTAAGAAACTTGATGCTTCGGAAAAGACTTCTATCATATGTCATCGGCATTTCTGTTTTCCATTGCATCATATGCATGCTATTTTTCCTAACAGGATGCACTGCGTTTGTATTTGTTCGCAAGGGTCAGACGAAATCCAAGAAACAAAGCTGA
- the DUS4 gene encoding tRNA dihydrouridine synthase, translated as MSVMPDPHAKIVIPKPKLITRETDPLHIIKTRITTHGRPVNIAGPMVRYSKLPFRQLCRDYNVDIVYSPMILAREYVRNEHARISDLSINDKDVPLIVQVGVNNVADLLKFVEMVAPYCDGVGINCGCPIKEQIREGIGCALIYNSDLLCSMVRAVKNKYGDKLRLETKIRIHDELDQTVELCRNLCDSGVDWITIHGRTRRTRSSQSVNLDAIKYIIDRIADKNVPVIANGDCFKLSDLEKITKYTGASGVMAVRGLLSNPALFAGHDICPWGCIEKFWYWALEFGGLPFQLAQHHLYCMFESMELKRSLLKEMMNLKNYISLIDWFDENFDFKRHGEDGFGEAIEIPYKK; from the coding sequence ATGTCCGTCATGCCCGACCCACATGCTAAAATAGTGATACCGAAGCCAAAGCTTATTACTAGGGAAACGGACCCATTGCACATAATAAAGACGAGAATAACAACACATGGTAGACCTGTGAACATTGCAGGCCCAATGGTTCGCTATTCTAAATTACCGTTCCGCCAATTATGCCGAGATTACAACGTCGATATCGTTTATTCACCGATGATATTGGCAAGAGAATACGTCCGCAATGAGCATGCGAGAATCTCTGATCTTTCTATAAATGACAAAGACGTCCCATTAATCGTACAAGTCGGTGTGAATAACGTTGCTGATCTACTGAAATTTGTCGAGATGGTTGCACCTTACTGTGATGGTGTTGGTATCAACTGTGGATGCCCcataaaagaacaaattaGAGAGGGCATAGGTTGTGCTTTGATTTATAACTCTGACTTATTATGTAGCATGGTTCGAGCTGTGAAGAATAAATATGGCGACAAATTAAGACTTGAAACGAAGATAAGGATACACGATGAATTGGATCAAACGGTCGAACTGTGCCGGAACTTATGTGATAGCGGCGTGGATTGGATTACGATTCACGGTCGTACACGTAGAACTAGATCATCGCAATCGGTTAATCTGGATGCGATAAAATACATTATCGACAGAATCGCCGATAAAAATGTGCCCGTTATAGCCAACGGAGACTGCTTCAAATTATCAGATCTGGAAAAAATCACTAAATACACCGGGGCGTCAGGTGTCATGGCTGTCCGTGGGTTACTAAGTAACCCAGCACTATTTGCGGGGCATGATATCTGCCCGTGGGGTtgcattgaaaaattctggTATTGGGCTTTGGAGTTTGGCGGTTTGCCGTTTCAGCTGGCCCAGCATCATTTATATTGCATGTTTGAGAGTATGGAGTTGAAGAGATCCCTTTTGAAGGAGATGATGAATCTCAAAAATTATATCAGTTTAATAGATTGGTTTGATGAAAACTTCGACTTCAAGCGTCACGGCGAAGACGGATTTGGTGAGGCTATCGAGATCCCttataaaaaatga
- the RPL31B gene encoding 60S ribosomal protein eL31 RPL31B, with product MAGLKDVVTREYTINLHKRHNSELK from the exons ATGGCCGGTTTAAAAGACGTTGTCACTCGTGAATACACTATCAACTTACACAAAAGA CACAATTCTGAATTGAAATGA
- the GAG1 gene encoding Gag1p — protein sequence MTSTSKYPKKNIKYTLTHTLQKWKETLKKITHETLSNIDDSSGSDEKIEALFTVAQPPVTTSKGIERDSGASMSQVGMGGVNSTLEMKLTDESEESSSANNATTTTTTSHTLSNSRKSIQSFENYNVVEERIKLAQQSKKPFCNGEKLWRRRRQLWTQHNEQEGSTGDDGAAHREVFQAIPEEYYARIYKKLVVDDKPLREPLNLEDALQVINTGWTETRKWANAAKGMP from the coding sequence ATGACTTCGACCTCAAAATATCCGAAAAAGAACATTAAATATACCTTAACGCATACCTTACAGAAATGGAAGGAAAcgttaaagaaaattactCATGAAACGCTGAGTAATATCGACGATTCAAGCGGAAGCGATGAGAAGATTGAGGCGCTATTCACCGTGGCTCAACCTCCCGTTACAACTTCAAAGGGCATAGAAAGAGACAGTGGGGCTTCCATGTCTCAAGTAGGGATGGGAGGTGTCAACAGTACATTGGAAATGAAACTTACTGACGAGAGTGAGGAATCTAGTTCCGCTAACAatgcaacaacaaccacaaccactTCCCATACTCTGTCGAATTCTAGAAAATCCATACAGagttttgaaaactatAACGTGGTGGAAGAACGCATAAAACTAGCCCAACAAAGCAAGAAGCCATTTTGTAATGGTGAAAAACTCTGgagacgaagaagacagCTTTGGACACAACACaatgaacaagaaggaAGCACCGGCGACGATGGAGCTGCTCACAGGGAAGTCTTTCAAGCCATACCTGAAGAATACTATGCTCGTATTTATAAGAAATTGGTCGTAGATGACAAGCCTTTAAGAGAGCCACTAAACCTGGAAGACGCTTTACAAGTAATTAATACAGGCTGGACGGAAACAAGGAAATGGGCTAATGCCGCCAAAGGCATGCCGTAA
- the BLS1 gene encoding Bls1p — protein sequence MSNRTEELDRLLDNIVNSPNGTEASKTLEEIENNQSYILDIQLKKLLRLHDDSFKNKCVLPANDMLERYTPYLGRAEVLQKEAELVDRDLRIIEMAYQLIKKNRELK from the coding sequence ATGTCAAACAGGACCGAAGAGCTGGACCGATTACTTGACAATATAGTCAACTCACCAAATGGAACAGAAGCCTCGAAGACGTTAGAAGAGATTGAAAATAATCAATCATATATATTAGACATACAATTAAAGAAGTTACTGCGACTTCACGATGACTCCTTTAAGAACAAATGTGTGTTACCTGCTAATGACATGTTAGAAAGGTATACCCCGTATCTAGGGCGCGCTGAAGTTTTACAAAAAGAGGCAGAACTTGTGGATAGGGATCTCCGAATCATTGAGATGGCTTACCAACTCATAAAGAAGAACCGTGAGTTGAAATAG